The Anguilla anguilla isolate fAngAng1 chromosome 4, fAngAng1.pri, whole genome shotgun sequence genome has a window encoding:
- the LOC118226335 gene encoding musculin, which translates to MSTGSASDAEDIQDLAVQREDLDYGKPKRNAMADMLCNSTENSDDESANDVDYNNLKKKRARTGPNSSQLHKAHKDCKQSQRNAANARERARMRVLSKAFSRLKTSLPWVPADTKLSKLDTLRLASSYISHLRQLLQEDRYESCFVHPVNLTWPFVVSGRPEETKEITAASRLCGATA; encoded by the exons ATGTCCACAGGGTCAGCAAGTGATGCTGAAGACATTCAAGATCTGGCTGTCCAGCGAGAAGACCTCGACTACGGAAAGCCCAAGCGGAATGCCATGGCTGACATGCTTTGCAATTCTACTGAGAACTCCGACGACGAATCCGCTAACGACGTAGATTACAACAACCTTAAGAAAAAACGCGCGAGGACCGGACCCAACAGCAGCCAGCTCCATAAGGCACACAAGGACTGTAAGCAGTCGCAGAGAAACGCCGCTAACGCCAGGGAGAGGGCGAGGATGAGAGTGCTGAGCAAAGCTTTTTCGAGACTGAAAACTAGTCTGCCCTGGGTACCGGCGGACACTAAACTGTCCAAATTGGACACGCTGCGACTTGCCTCTAGCTACATCTCGCACCTCCGGCAGCTCCTTCAAGAAGACAGATACGAGAGCTGTTTTGTGCATCCTGTGAACTTG ACGTGGCCATTTGTGGTCTCTGGGAGACCAGAGGAAACCAAGGAGATTACAGCTGCATCTCGACTGTGTGGAGCTACAGCATAG